The following DNA comes from Chloroflexota bacterium.
TGCCGTGCCCAACGCCTATGTGATTGACATGACCGCGTGCATCCGCTGCGGCAAATGCGTGGACGCCTGCCCTACCCAGGCGATCAACCTGGACGAGCAGGCGACGGAGCAGACGCTGGACGTGGGAGCCGTCATCCTCAGCCCGGGCTTCTCGCCCTTTGACGCGCGGCGCAAGGGCGAATTCGGATTCGGCGTGCTCAGCAACGTGGTTACCAGCATCCAGTTTGAGCGATTGGTCAGCCCTCCTGGCTCCACCAAAGGCAAACTCGTGCGGCCCTCGGATGGCAAGACGCCGAAACGAATCGCCTTCATCCAGTGCGTCGGGTCCCGCGACCAGACGGTGGGGCGCGAGTACTGCTCCTCAATATGCTGCATGTACACGGCGAAGCAGGCGCGGGCTGCGCTGGAATCCCAGCCCGATGCCGAGATCGCCGTGTTCACCATGGACATCCGCACCTTCGGCAAGGGATACGAACGCTACTGGGACAGCGTGGCACAAGAAGGAATCCGTTTTCGCCGAGCCATGGTGTCCAAAGCCAAGCAGCATCCCAAGACCGGCCACATTGCGTTGAATTATGTCAATGAGCGCGGCCAGCCGCAAGAAGAGGAGTTTGACCTCGTCGTGTTGGCCGTTGGGCTTGAGCCGTCGGAGTCGGCCCGAAAACTGGCCGAGCACATCGGGCTTGCTGTGAATGCCTACGGCTTCGGCGAGGCCGGCGAATTCGCACCCGTTGTGAGTGCGCGCCCCGGCGTCTTCGTAGCCGGCTGCTACCTGGAACCCAAAGACATCCCCGACACCGTGGCCGAGGCCGCCGCAGCCGCTGCCCACGCCGCGCAAACGGCGTCGCAGCCGGCCCGGACCTGGCAAGCCGCGCCGGTTGCCCAGGTTGCCGAAAGCGAGCCTGCCATCGGCGTCTTCATCTGCACGTGCAACGGCACGATCGGGCAAGCCATGGACGTCGCCGCGCTTGCGGAGTATGCGGCCTCCCTGCCCCACGTCGTTGCGGTGGGCCACGCCGAGGATTGCTGCTCGGAACAGGGCATTGCGAACCTGACCGAGTGGATCCGAACCACCGGCAGCAATCGCCTGGTCTTCGCCGGATGCTCGCCGCGAACCTGCCAGACGGAACTGGCTCGCGCGCTTGCCCAGACCGGCCTGAACGACGCCTTCCTACAACGGGCGAATCTCCGCGAAGGATGCGCCTGGGTTCACCGGCATTCGCCGGCGCTGGCCACGGAGAAGGCCAAAGACCTGGTCGCCATGGCAGCCGCGCGAGCGGTTCACGCCAACCCGGTCAAAATCCAGACGACGGACGTTGACGATGGCGCGCTCGTCATCGGGGGCGGCCTGGCAGGGATGACCGCCGCCCTCACCTTGGCGAACCTCGGCCACCCCGTAACCCTCGTGGAGCGCGAGACCCGTCTCGGCGGCCAATTACACAACATTGGGTTCACGGCGGAGACGCCCGATCCCCAAACCCACGCCGAGCAACTCGCCGCGCAGGTCAGCCGCCACGACCGAATCACCATGCACCTCGGCGCGACCCTGGCGTCATTCTCCGGAGTCGGCGGCCGTTTCCGCGCGGAAATCCAGACGGCCGCGGGCGACCGCGTGCCGGTCTCGGCGGGCGCTGTCATCGTCGCCACCGGCGGCCACGAGGCGCAGGTGCGCGAATACCTCTACGGGGAAGACACCCGCGTCCTGCTCCAGGGCGACCTGTCCCGCGCGCTATCGGGCGGGGAAAACACCCTGGCGCAATCCCCGTTCGCCAAGGCGCGCGGCCTGGTCATGATCCAGTGCGCCGGATCCCGCGACGAGAACCGCCCCTACTGCTCGCGCATCTGCTGCACCCAGGCGGTCAAGAACGCCATCCGATTCAAGGAACTGAGGCCCGAAGCCAACATCTTCATCCTGTATCGCGACATCCGTACCTTCGGCATGCACGAACTCCTCTACCGCCAGGCGCGCGACAAGGGCGTGGTGTTCATCCGCTACGAACTGCCCGACAAGCCGAAGGTGGAACCTGCCGCCGACGGGCTTGGGGTGCAGGTAACCGACGCGACTCTGAACGAGACGGTGCTCCTGCAAGCCGACGCCGTGGTGCTCAGCACGGGCATCGCCCCAAACGCCAACGCGGAGTTGGCGCAATTGTTGGGCGTGCCGCTGGACAGCGACGGCTTCTTCCAGGAGCAACATCCGAAGATGCGCCCGCTGAACTTCATGAAGCCAGGCCTGTATCTGTGCGGGCTGGCGCACGGGCCGCACTTCATCCCCGAGACGATTGAGCAGGCGCAGGGCGCGGCGGTGCGGGCCGCCGCCTACCTGGCCGAGAAGCAGCGCGCCAGCAAGATGACCCGCGTCGGCGTCAACAAGCGCCTGTGCAGTTTCTGCGGGCTGTGCGTCTCGGCGTGCCCCTATGGCGCGCGCGTTATGGACTACGAGGAGCGCGTGGCGCGCGTGCTGGACGAGTTGTGCCAGGGATGCGGCATCTGCGCCGTAACGTGCCCGAACAAGGCCACCCAACAGTACACCTTTGAGCACAAGGCTGTGCTGGCCGAAGTTGACGCGGCCGCCCTTGGGTTGTAATCTTGGAGCGAATGTTCGTCGTATCGGAGCCGTTCAAAGCGAAGGTGAGGAGGTAGAATTATGTTGGTCGGAGAGCGCATGAGCCATCATCCGGTTACCACCGGACCCGAAATGCCCATCAATGACGCCCTCAAACTGATGAGGGAGCGGAAAGTGCGCCGATTGCCGGTCGTGGACAAGCGCGGACATCTCATCGGCATCGTCTCGGAGAAGGATTTGCTGTATGCGTCGCCGTCGCCAGCCACAACGTTGAGCGTGTGGGAACTCAACTACCTCATCTCGCGCATCACCGTGGCCGACGTCATGACAAAAGACGTGATCACGGTAACGGAGTTCACGCCGCTGGAAGAAGCCGCTCGTATCATGGCCGACAACAAGATCGGCGGCCTCCCTGTGGTGCGCGATGGCCGGCTCATCGGCATCATCACCGAGACCGACATCTTCAAGACCTTCATTGAGATGCTCGGCGCGCGAGAAGGGGGAATCCGAATCACGCTTCTGGTCCCCGAGGAGCCGGGGATGCTCGCGTCCATCACCGGCGAGATCGCCAAACTGGGCGGCAACATCGTGAGCCTCGGCACCTTCCTGGGCGAGGATGCATCCAACCGCACCGTAACGCTGAAGGTTACAGGGATCGCCAAGGAGAAGTTACAGCAGACCATGGAGGCGCTCGGCCTGACCATCCTAGACATCCGCGAAGTCCACGCCGCGCCCCAGGCCTAACGCCGCCGCAACGGCGCACGATAATCTTGCAAAGCCCGTATTCTCAACGTCGGAGAAACGAATGGCCGAAACCGAATTTGAACCCAGGATCATCGCGTTTCTATGCAACTGGTGCACGTACACGGGCGCGGACCTGGCGGGCACGTCGCGCATCCAGTACCCGCCCAACATCCGCGTCATTCGCCTGATGTGCAGCGGGGCACTGGATCCCGTGTACGTGAGCAAAGCCCTGCTGGAGGGTGCGGATGGCGTCCTCATCGGCGGCTGCCACCCAGGCGACTGCCACTACCAGACCGGCAACTACAAGGCCCGCCGAAGGGTCGCCATCCTAAAGAGCATCCTCAAGCAGTTGGGCTTTGACGAAGACCGCGTGTGGCTGCGCTGGATCAGCGCCAGCGAAGGCCGCCTGTTCGCGGACACCGTAACCGAGATGGTCGCCACCCTCAAGGCCAAAGGCCCCAACCCACTCAAGGGCGCGTGGGACATCTGATCGCCGAAGGGAGGATTTCGCGATTCATGGTGCACAGCGTACTGGACACGAAAGGCAATCCCTCAGAAGCGATCCTTGCTCTGCTGCGGCGATTGCTAGACGAAGGCATTGTAGATTCCCTGCTGGTGCCGCTGCGTGTGGCTTCCGGCGACAACACCGTGCAGACCCTGGTGCGCGACCCACGACACCTGGCTGCCATGGATGTGCTTGCGCCCGTCATGCCCATAACAACGGCCCGACTTGTATCCAACATCACGATGACCGGAATCAAGGAGCGGGTAGGCGTCGTGATGCGCGACTGCGAGATTCGGGCCGTGGTGGAACTGGTCAAACTCCAGCAGGCCAAAGCCGACAACCTGCTCATCATCGGCGTGGACTGCCCGGGCACCTACGAGGTGCGGGATTATGCGGACATGCTCCGCGACGGCGTGGACGCCAAAGGCGAACTCCTGTCGCAGGTCGCGGCGGGCGACATCCAGCCCCACGCCGGCAAGACCTTCCGCACCGCCTGCCAGATGTGCGAGAAGTTCACACCTAGCCACGGCGACTTGCGAATCCACATCTTCGGCGACAACCCCCGCGAGCGCATCCACCTGGAAGTCGCCGACGCCCTGGCCGAAAAGTTGCGCCTGGAGCCGGGCCAGCCCGCCGAGGCCCGCGAGAATGTCGTGGCCCAAATCACAAGGCAGCGCACGGAAACCCGCGACCGCTTGTTCGCGGCCTTCCGCGAGCGCGTCAGGGACATGAGCGGGCTGCAAGCCTATCTCTCCACGTGCATCCGCTGTCACAACTGCATGGTGAACTGTCCCATCTGCTACTGCAAGGAGTGCATCTTCCGCACGCCCATCTTTGACCATGAATCCGAGAAATACCAACAGTGGGCAGCCCGAAAGGGCGCGGTGCGGCTCCCGACCGATACGCTCCTCTTCCACATCACGCGGCTCAACCACATGGTAACATCATGCGTCGGGTGCGGCATGTGCGACAGCGCCTGCCCAAGCCAGTTGCCCATCGCCACCATGTTCCGCGCCGTCGGGCAAGAAGTCCAGGCCCTGTTTGACTACGTGCCCGGCCGAAGCCTGGACGAAGCCCCACCTGTCGCCACATTCCGCGAAGACGAGTTGGAGGGTATTCAGTGATGGCCGAACAAGAACTGATTCCCATCTATATCATGAACAAGCAGTACCTGGTTCCGCCGACGCTCACCATCATGAAGGCCCTTGAGTACGCCGGCTACAAACTCATCCGCGGCGTCGGCTGCCGCGCGGGGTTCTGCGGGGCGTGCGCCACGGTCTATCGCACGGCCGACGACTACCGGCTGAAGATCGGCCTGGCATGCGCCACCATGGTGGAGCCGGAAATGTACCTGGCGCAAATCCCGTTCTTCCCCGCGCCCCGCGCACAGTACCACCTGGAAGAACTGAAACCCGACATGAGCGCGCTCCTCAAAACGTACCCCGAGGTGCTCCGCTGCCTGTCCTGCGGCACGTGCACCAAGGTCTGTCCCCAGGACATAGACGTGCGCGACTACATGGCCGATGCGATGAAGGGCAACATCGCAGCCGTCGCCGACAAGTCCTTTGACTGCATCATGTGCGGATTGTGCGCTGCACGCTGCCCCGCCGAGGAGAAGCAGTACCAGATCGCCATCCTGTGCAGGCGCCTCTACGGCAAGTACCTGGCCCCGCGCGCCGAGCACCTGCACAAGCGCGTGCAGGAAATCATGGACGGCAAGCACGACGCGGAACTGATCCGGCTGAAGTCCATGTCCAAGGACGAACTGAAGAAGGCATATTACGAGCGCGACATTGAGCCGGAATAGCCGATGCGCGCACCCGTTCCGTAGATAACGAACAGCGGAGGAGATCATGGGTTATCCGCAGTACATGCGAGACTCCATTGCGAAGGTAGAGGCAACCCGCCCGCGGCGGCTTCAGGAAACGTTCCCGATGCTCACCGCGCAGGAAAAACAGGCCCTGCTGGAGAAGTTCCACCCCGACTACATCCGCGAGGCCATGCGTGAACTGCGCGTCGGGCCGAACAAAGGGACGCGCACGCCCCACGAACTGGCAGACCTGCTGGAAGCGCGCCCCCTGCTGGACCCCGCAGCCGTCAACCTGGACAATGTGGACTACGAGACCGACGTGCTCATCATCGGTGGGGGCGGCGCAGGGTCGGCGGCGGCCATCAAGGCGCGCGAGGCCGGCGCCAAGGTCATCATGGCCACCAAACTCCGCCACGGCGACGCCAACACCATGATGGCCCAGGGTGGCATCCAAGCCGCCGACAAGGAGAACGACTCGCCTGCCATCCACTACCTGGACGTGATGGGCGGCGGCGGGTTCACCAACGACCCCGACCTGGTGGAGGCGCTGGTCAGGGACGCGCCCTTGGTCATCCAGTGGCTGGAGAGCCTGGGCTGCATGTTTGACAAGCACCCCGACGGCACCCTCATCACCATCCACGGCGGCGGCACGTCGCGCAAACGCATGCACTCGGCGCGCGACTACTCGGGCGCGGAGATCATGCGCACCCTCCGCGACGAGGTGCGGTCGTGGCCCGAGGACATCCAGGTGATAGAATTCGCGCCGGCGGTGGAACTCCTCATGGACGAAAATGGGCGCGTGGCCGGCGCGGTCCTGATGAACCTGGAGACTAACGAGTACCTGGTCGTCAAGGCGAAGTGCACCATCATCGCCACCGGCGGGAGCGGGCGGCTCCACTACCAGAACTACCCCACCACCAACCATTACGGCGCTACGGGCGACGGCCTCGTCATGGCCTACCGCGTCGGGGCGCGCCTGGCGTTCATTGACACCATGCAGTACCACCCCACCGGCGCCGCGTTCCCCGAGCAGATCGTCGGCCTCCTGGTTACCGAAAAGGTGCGCGGCCT
Coding sequences within:
- a CDS encoding hydrogenase iron-sulfur subunit translates to MAETEFEPRIIAFLCNWCTYTGADLAGTSRIQYPPNIRVIRLMCSGALDPVYVSKALLEGADGVLIGGCHPGDCHYQTGNYKARRRVAILKSILKQLGFDEDRVWLRWISASEGRLFADTVTEMVATLKAKGPNPLKGAWDI
- a CDS encoding CoB--CoM heterodisulfide reductase iron-sulfur subunit A family protein, encoding MQSALLLAQRGHAVHLLDEAPGIGGSLHLLDRTFPTDSCGLCISSPTNATYCPSIECSLHPNITPLPLSELLHLDGEPGHFQARIRRNPRYVNIERCNLCGDCAAVCPVTRPHAHEGNLAPQKAIYAPPPRAVPNAYVIDMTACIRCGKCVDACPTQAINLDEQATEQTLDVGAVILSPGFSPFDARRKGEFGFGVLSNVVTSIQFERLVSPPGSTKGKLVRPSDGKTPKRIAFIQCVGSRDQTVGREYCSSICCMYTAKQARAALESQPDAEIAVFTMDIRTFGKGYERYWDSVAQEGIRFRRAMVSKAKQHPKTGHIALNYVNERGQPQEEEFDLVVLAVGLEPSESARKLAEHIGLAVNAYGFGEAGEFAPVVSARPGVFVAGCYLEPKDIPDTVAEAAAAAAHAAQTASQPARTWQAAPVAQVAESEPAIGVFICTCNGTIGQAMDVAALAEYAASLPHVVAVGHAEDCCSEQGIANLTEWIRTTGSNRLVFAGCSPRTCQTELARALAQTGLNDAFLQRANLREGCAWVHRHSPALATEKAKDLVAMAAARAVHANPVKIQTTDVDDGALVIGGGLAGMTAALTLANLGHPVTLVERETRLGGQLHNIGFTAETPDPQTHAEQLAAQVSRHDRITMHLGATLASFSGVGGRFRAEIQTAAGDRVPVSAGAVIVATGGHEAQVREYLYGEDTRVLLQGDLSRALSGGENTLAQSPFAKARGLVMIQCAGSRDENRPYCSRICCTQAVKNAIRFKELRPEANIFILYRDIRTFGMHELLYRQARDKGVVFIRYELPDKPKVEPAADGLGVQVTDATLNETVLLQADAVVLSTGIAPNANAELAQLLGVPLDSDGFFQEQHPKMRPLNFMKPGLYLCGLAHGPHFIPETIEQAQGAAVRAAAYLAEKQRASKMTRVGVNKRLCSFCGLCVSACPYGARVMDYEERVARVLDELCQGCGICAVTCPNKATQQYTFEHKAVLAEVDAAALGL
- a CDS encoding FAD-binding protein codes for the protein MGYPQYMRDSIAKVEATRPRRLQETFPMLTAQEKQALLEKFHPDYIREAMRELRVGPNKGTRTPHELADLLEARPLLDPAAVNLDNVDYETDVLIIGGGGAGSAAAIKAREAGAKVIMATKLRHGDANTMMAQGGIQAADKENDSPAIHYLDVMGGGGFTNDPDLVEALVRDAPLVIQWLESLGCMFDKHPDGTLITIHGGGTSRKRMHSARDYSGAEIMRTLRDEVRSWPEDIQVIEFAPAVELLMDENGRVAGAVLMNLETNEYLVVKAKCTIIATGGSGRLHYQNYPTTNHYGATGDGLVMAYRVGARLAFIDTMQYHPTGAAFPEQIVGLLVTEKVRGLGAQVVNIDGEQFVFPRETRDAESAAIIRECVERGKGVSTPSGIQGVWLDSPMIEIIHGPGTVQRELPAMVRQFGRFGVDIVKEPMLVYPTLHYQNGGIAIKPDCTTDIPGLYVAGEASGGVHGRNRLMGNSLLDVTVFGRRAGITVGQHFRDVKLGKLTLSHLERWEKELKDAGLDPKVSAPILLPDYTRKKGV
- a CDS encoding 4Fe-4S dicluster domain-containing protein, producing the protein MVHSVLDTKGNPSEAILALLRRLLDEGIVDSLLVPLRVASGDNTVQTLVRDPRHLAAMDVLAPVMPITTARLVSNITMTGIKERVGVVMRDCEIRAVVELVKLQQAKADNLLIIGVDCPGTYEVRDYADMLRDGVDAKGELLSQVAAGDIQPHAGKTFRTACQMCEKFTPSHGDLRIHIFGDNPRERIHLEVADALAEKLRLEPGQPAEARENVVAQITRQRTETRDRLFAAFRERVRDMSGLQAYLSTCIRCHNCMVNCPICYCKECIFRTPIFDHESEKYQQWAARKGAVRLPTDTLLFHITRLNHMVTSCVGCGMCDSACPSQLPIATMFRAVGQEVQALFDYVPGRSLDEAPPVATFREDELEGIQ
- a CDS encoding CBS domain-containing protein, translating into MLVGERMSHHPVTTGPEMPINDALKLMRERKVRRLPVVDKRGHLIGIVSEKDLLYASPSPATTLSVWELNYLISRITVADVMTKDVITVTEFTPLEEAARIMADNKIGGLPVVRDGRLIGIITETDIFKTFIEMLGAREGGIRITLLVPEEPGMLASITGEIAKLGGNIVSLGTFLGEDASNRTVTLKVTGIAKEKLQQTMEALGLTILDIREVHAAPQA
- a CDS encoding 4Fe-4S dicluster domain-containing protein — translated: MAEQELIPIYIMNKQYLVPPTLTIMKALEYAGYKLIRGVGCRAGFCGACATVYRTADDYRLKIGLACATMVEPEMYLAQIPFFPAPRAQYHLEELKPDMSALLKTYPEVLRCLSCGTCTKVCPQDIDVRDYMADAMKGNIAAVADKSFDCIMCGLCAARCPAEEKQYQIAILCRRLYGKYLAPRAEHLHKRVQEIMDGKHDAELIRLKSMSKDELKKAYYERDIEPE